A DNA window from Methylobacterium sp. NMS14P contains the following coding sequences:
- a CDS encoding peptidoglycan-binding protein, with protein MFSLSALLSTLLGLLARMFSDAVVKEVDSLRHDQDQRDLGAAQQANASTLVAEAQEARARAAADAAADGADNPDDLLPETTS; from the coding sequence GTGTTCAGCCTCTCAGCCCTGCTGAGCACGCTGCTCGGCCTCCTCGCGCGGATGTTCTCGGACGCCGTCGTTAAGGAGGTCGACAGCCTGCGACACGATCAGGATCAGCGCGACCTCGGCGCGGCGCAGCAGGCGAACGCCTCCACGCTGGTCGCCGAGGCGCAGGAGGCCCGGGCGCGTGCGGCCGCCGATGCCGCGGCGGACGGCGCTGACAACCCTGACGACCTGCTCCCGGAGACGACCTCGTGA